Proteins encoded by one window of Betaproteobacteria bacterium:
- a CDS encoding PEP-CTERM sorting domain-containing protein yields MKGNDVVPDDDEVEVEWELFQAGDEQGGGGGEGGNGRKRHELQLNPEDAALVLRYEFYRYQGAFKADGEADCSGKNRGGGGGGPGPDDCGGLGEYVGAQMAGFNAIQPPGAVVQVVQVPEPGTYAMLAAGLGLLGLARSRRSNT; encoded by the coding sequence ATGAAGGGCAACGACGTGGTGCCTGACGACGACGAGGTCGAGGTGGAATGGGAGCTCTTCCAGGCCGGTGACGAACAAGGCGGCGGCGGCGGCGAAGGCGGCAATGGCCGCAAGCGGCACGAACTGCAGCTCAACCCGGAAGACGCCGCACTGGTGCTCCGGTACGAGTTCTACAGGTACCAGGGCGCATTCAAGGCCGACGGCGAAGCCGACTGCAGCGGCAAGAATCGGGGGGGTGGCGGCGGCGGGCCCGGCCCGGACGACTGCGGCGGGCTGGGCGAGTACGTCGGCGCGCAGATGGCCGGGTTCAATGCGATACAGCCTCCCGGCGCCGTGGTACAGGTCGTTCAGGTTCCGGAACCGGGCACCTACGCGATGCTGGCCGCCGGCCTGGGTCTCCTCGGGCTCGCTCGCTCCCGCCGCAGCAATACCTGA
- a CDS encoding CinA family nicotinamide mononucleotide deamidase-related protein, producing MRIEIICTGDEVLTGATVNTNFSHISQKLGDAGFEVRWGTTVGDDRETLLDAFQRASMRADAVIVNGGLGPTVDDLSQEIAARAAGVELVFDEDWFVRMEDYFRRRARVMPPNNRKQAMLPSGSERLDNPIGTACGFAVDIGRARFYFTPGVPRELHRMLDEQIVPRLLARAGRPTASFLKRFHSYGLGESRVDAMLADLEAMVPDGSLKLGFRAHYPQLETKLLMRGATREEIDAKLAPVEAEVRKRLGNFILAEDDGKLETVVLERLKHQTARLAILETFTGGAIAARLVPLAGAGGVIARGTVAPSPAEAMTVVGFPPPPAGHALTVSDAEAVAHAVRVEGQATHALAVLVELDEGADRIEFGGTICLAIATADRVVSRRARLLGGRDWIRLGAAEMGLDCLRRFLQGLPVDERIDFEKTG from the coding sequence ATGCGAATCGAGATCATCTGCACCGGTGACGAAGTCCTGACCGGCGCCACCGTGAACACCAATTTCAGCCACATCAGCCAGAAGCTCGGCGACGCCGGTTTCGAAGTCCGCTGGGGCACGACGGTCGGGGACGACCGCGAGACGCTGCTCGATGCCTTCCAGCGCGCATCGATGCGCGCGGACGCGGTGATCGTCAACGGCGGACTGGGCCCGACGGTCGACGATCTGTCGCAGGAAATCGCCGCCCGGGCCGCGGGCGTGGAACTGGTCTTCGACGAGGACTGGTTCGTGCGGATGGAGGATTACTTCCGCCGCCGCGCGCGGGTGATGCCCCCCAACAACCGCAAACAGGCGATGCTGCCGTCCGGCAGCGAACGCCTGGACAACCCCATCGGCACGGCCTGCGGATTCGCGGTGGACATCGGCCGCGCGCGCTTCTATTTCACGCCGGGCGTGCCGCGCGAACTGCATCGCATGCTGGACGAGCAGATCGTCCCGCGTCTGCTGGCCCGTGCCGGCCGGCCCACCGCGAGCTTCCTCAAGCGGTTCCACTCCTACGGCCTGGGCGAGTCGCGCGTGGACGCCATGCTCGCGGACCTCGAAGCCATGGTACCCGACGGCTCCCTCAAGCTGGGCTTCCGCGCGCACTATCCGCAACTGGAGACCAAGCTCCTGATGAGGGGAGCGACGCGCGAGGAGATCGACGCGAAGCTCGCGCCGGTGGAAGCCGAAGTGCGCAAGCGGCTGGGCAATTTCATCCTGGCCGAAGACGACGGCAAGCTCGAGACGGTGGTTCTCGAGCGGCTGAAGCATCAGACCGCACGGCTGGCGATCCTGGAGACCTTCACCGGCGGAGCGATCGCGGCGAGGCTGGTGCCGCTCGCGGGGGCGGGCGGCGTGATCGCACGCGGTACGGTCGCCCCGTCGCCCGCCGAGGCGATGACGGTCGTGGGGTTTCCACCACCGCCCGCGGGTCACGCCTTGACGGTCAGCGATGCGGAGGCCGTCGCTCACGCCGTGCGCGTGGAAGGGCAGGCGACTCACGCGCTGGCGGTGCTGGTCGAACTGGACGAAGGTGCCGACCGCATCGAATTCGGCGGCACCATCTGTCTGGCCATCGCCACGGCGGATCGCGTGGTCTCGCGACGTGCGCGGTTGCTGGGGGGCCGGGACTGGATCCGGCTGGGCGCTGCCGAAATGGGGTTGGACTGCCTGCGCCGGTTCCTGCAGGGGTTGCCCGTGGACGAACGCATCGACTTCGAAAAGACGGGCTAG
- a CDS encoding mandelate racemase/muconate lactonizing enzyme family protein → MPVIDRIALHFVNGPLPAPFSPAWVPGPPRRSTLFYLAQFVTDDGIEGWSAFSAGGRERAGIGDAVANLFLGADPTDIGRVRECIHIMGVLGVRNGWLEPAFWDIKGKLAGKPVYELLGGKAVPVTLYASSGEVKDPAARIDEAWARYEEGFRTLKIRVHDFDEAVDIRQVQETARAMEGRMKIAVDCNQAFRLTQNAPGPVWDLARAKRFADACADVGVAWIEEPLFMEWFDDMAALTAYSARVPVSGGELHTAGLPELRHMIEKRCYRIFQPDAMWTGGIAETMEVAALCRQHGLGFTPHTWSNGLGFAVNLQILLGSGFANECPFEYPLSPPGWTVEARDVVLARPWTHERGVLTPPTAPGLGFDIDGEALARHGKCFFRADRKSRHWMPEALKD, encoded by the coding sequence ATGCCGGTCATAGACCGCATTGCGCTTCATTTCGTCAACGGGCCGTTGCCGGCGCCTTTCTCCCCTGCATGGGTGCCCGGGCCGCCTCGCCGCAGCACGCTGTTCTACCTTGCGCAGTTCGTCACCGATGACGGCATCGAAGGCTGGAGCGCGTTCTCCGCCGGCGGCCGCGAACGCGCGGGAATCGGCGATGCCGTCGCCAATCTTTTCCTCGGAGCCGACCCCACGGATATCGGCCGCGTGCGCGAATGCATCCACATCATGGGCGTGCTGGGCGTGCGCAATGGCTGGCTCGAACCGGCGTTCTGGGACATCAAGGGAAAGCTCGCGGGCAAGCCGGTGTACGAGCTGCTCGGTGGAAAGGCGGTGCCGGTCACGCTGTACGCCTCTTCCGGCGAAGTGAAGGATCCGGCCGCGCGCATCGACGAGGCGTGGGCGCGCTACGAGGAGGGCTTCCGGACCCTCAAGATCCGTGTGCACGATTTCGACGAAGCGGTGGACATTCGGCAGGTGCAGGAAACGGCGAGGGCCATGGAAGGGCGCATGAAGATCGCCGTGGACTGCAATCAGGCGTTCCGGCTCACGCAGAACGCGCCGGGGCCCGTGTGGGATCTGGCGCGTGCGAAGCGCTTTGCGGACGCCTGTGCGGACGTCGGCGTGGCGTGGATCGAGGAGCCGCTCTTCATGGAGTGGTTCGACGACATGGCGGCGCTCACAGCGTATTCCGCACGTGTGCCCGTGTCCGGCGGCGAACTGCACACGGCGGGCTTGCCCGAGCTGCGCCACATGATCGAGAAGCGCTGCTACCGGATCTTCCAGCCTGACGCCATGTGGACGGGCGGCATCGCCGAGACCATGGAGGTGGCCGCGCTGTGCCGCCAGCACGGTCTCGGCTTCACCCCGCACACCTGGAGCAACGGTCTGGGCTTCGCCGTGAATCTGCAGATCCTCCTCGGATCCGGGTTCGCCAACGAATGCCCCTTCGAGTACCCGCTGAGCCCGCCGGGCTGGACGGTCGAGGCGCGCGACGTCGTGCTCGCGCGACCGTGGACCCACGAGCGCGGTGTGCTGACGCCGCCGACAGCGCCAGGGCTGGGTTTCGACATCGATGGCGAGGCGCTGGCGCGCCATGGCAAGTGCTTCTTCCGTGCCGACCGGAAATCGCGGCACTGGATGCCGGAGGCGTTGAAGGACTGA
- a CDS encoding PLP-dependent aminotransferase family protein has translation MASTPFDYTALLRADLPPAAARWNGLPRHHFVGGNNDEASVPVDDLVAAAERVLRRDGHALALYGLKSGPLGYRPLREFIAAKLQREAAIAVSPDDILITSGSLQGLDLVNAVLLAPGDTAIVEEMTYGGAISRLKRLGVNVVGVPVDKDGLSAEALSQTLAELAAKGVRPKYIYTIPTVQNPTATVMSEGRRKEIIALSRQYGVPIFEDECYSDLVWEGRRPAAMRAMTDDGSVIHIGSFSKSIAPALRVGYIVADWPVMSRILAVKTDAGSGALEQMVLAEFCPKHFDTHVQTLRSVLKGKLDVMVESVRSQFGETADIEFDYPAGGIFLWLRMPDSVDTSRLEQIALRAGVAINPGAEWMTDAVGGRKRLRLCFAHPTHEVIREGVGMLAEICRREFGVPPVPAGAHR, from the coding sequence GTGGCTTCGACCCCCTTCGATTACACGGCGCTGCTGCGTGCCGACCTGCCCCCGGCGGCTGCCCGCTGGAACGGACTGCCACGCCATCACTTCGTGGGCGGCAACAACGACGAAGCCAGCGTGCCCGTGGACGATCTCGTGGCGGCGGCGGAACGGGTGCTGAGGCGCGACGGCCATGCGCTCGCGCTCTACGGATTGAAGAGCGGGCCTCTGGGATACCGGCCCCTGCGCGAGTTCATCGCCGCGAAGCTGCAACGCGAGGCCGCCATTGCCGTCTCGCCCGACGACATCCTCATCACGTCCGGATCGCTGCAGGGGCTCGACCTGGTCAATGCCGTGCTGCTCGCGCCGGGCGATACCGCGATCGTCGAGGAGATGACCTACGGTGGCGCCATCTCCCGCCTCAAGCGCCTCGGCGTGAACGTCGTGGGAGTCCCGGTCGACAAGGACGGCCTGAGCGCCGAAGCGCTGTCGCAGACGCTCGCGGAGCTTGCGGCAAAGGGCGTCCGTCCGAAGTACATCTACACCATTCCCACGGTCCAGAACCCGACGGCCACGGTGATGAGCGAAGGCCGCCGCAAGGAGATCATCGCGCTCTCGCGCCAGTACGGCGTGCCCATCTTCGAGGACGAGTGCTATTCGGATCTCGTGTGGGAAGGCCGCCGCCCGGCGGCCATGCGCGCCATGACCGACGACGGCAGCGTGATCCACATCGGCTCGTTCTCGAAGTCCATCGCGCCCGCGCTGCGGGTGGGCTACATCGTCGCGGACTGGCCGGTGATGAGCCGCATCCTCGCGGTCAAGACAGACGCGGGTTCCGGGGCGCTGGAGCAGATGGTGCTCGCCGAGTTCTGCCCGAAGCACTTCGACACGCACGTGCAGACGCTGCGCTCGGTGCTCAAGGGCAAGCTGGACGTGATGGTGGAATCGGTCCGCAGTCAGTTCGGCGAGACCGCCGACATCGAATTCGACTATCCGGCGGGAGGCATCTTCCTGTGGCTGAGGATGCCGGACAGCGTGGACACGTCGCGGCTCGAACAGATCGCCCTGCGCGCCGGCGTGGCGATCAATCCGGGGGCGGAGTGGATGACCGATGCCGTGGGCGGACGCAAGCGGCTGCGCCTGTGTTTCGCGCATCCCACGCACGAGGTGATCCGCGAAGGCGTCGGCATGCTCGCGGAGATCTGCCGCCGCGAGTTCGGCGTGCCGCCGGTACCGGCCGGTGCGCATCGCTGA
- a CDS encoding tripartite tricarboxylate transporter substrate binding protein, which produces MHAPFTAASRLVSALRTTALGLCVAIASFVHVTSAAAQELPDVIRVVVPLAAGSSLDSRARMIADVLGKRLQRRVLVENRPGAGGSVGTLYVARAKPDGATLLFVNSSHVINPHIYPNAGYDALKDFVLVSPGYDSGLVIVAHPDMKVGSVKDLVAAGKAAREAFSFASSGTGGLPHIAMEMFTEAAGLDMVHVPYRGDGQAMTDVLPGRVPLVASGYPAAVPHVKAGKLRALAVTSSKRTGILPDVPTVAEAGYPAATLDVWTAFFAPAKTSPALVERYGKELRAALGNPALQEQFTATGAQAMTMTNAELTVFMGKEFERYGRIVRKLGLKPE; this is translated from the coding sequence ATGCACGCCCCCTTCACCGCCGCAAGCCGTCTCGTTTCAGCCCTTCGCACGACCGCCCTGGGCCTGTGCGTCGCGATCGCTTCCTTCGTGCACGTGACGTCCGCCGCCGCACAGGAACTGCCGGATGTGATCCGTGTCGTCGTACCGCTCGCAGCCGGCAGCAGTCTCGATTCGCGCGCCCGGATGATCGCGGATGTCCTGGGAAAACGCCTGCAGCGGCGCGTGCTGGTGGAGAACAGGCCCGGCGCCGGCGGATCGGTGGGCACGCTCTATGTCGCCCGGGCGAAGCCGGACGGCGCCACGCTGCTGTTCGTCAACAGCAGCCACGTCATCAACCCGCACATCTATCCCAACGCGGGCTACGACGCGCTCAAGGATTTCGTGCTGGTCTCGCCCGGTTACGACTCGGGCCTGGTCATCGTCGCCCATCCGGACATGAAAGTCGGGAGCGTGAAGGACCTGGTCGCGGCAGGCAAGGCGGCGCGCGAAGCCTTCTCCTTCGCCTCCAGCGGCACGGGCGGACTGCCGCACATCGCGATGGAGATGTTCACCGAGGCGGCCGGACTCGACATGGTCCACGTGCCCTACCGGGGAGACGGTCAGGCCATGACCGACGTGCTTCCGGGACGCGTGCCTCTCGTGGCGAGCGGCTACCCCGCCGCGGTGCCGCACGTGAAGGCCGGAAAGTTGCGCGCGCTTGCCGTGACGAGCAGCAAGCGCACCGGCATCCTGCCCGACGTTCCCACGGTCGCCGAAGCCGGCTATCCCGCCGCCACCCTCGATGTCTGGACCGCCTTCTTCGCTCCCGCGAAGACGTCCCCTGCCCTCGTGGAGCGCTACGGCAAGGAACTGCGCGCGGCCCTGGGCAACCCCGCCTTGCAGGAGCAGTTCACGGCGACCGGTGCGCAAGCGATGACCATGACCAACGCGGAGTTGACGGTGTTCATGGGCAAGGAATTCGAACGCTACGGGCGGATCGTGCGCAAGCTGGGGTTGAAGCCGGAGTAG
- a CDS encoding MerR family transcriptional regulator — protein sequence MRQEDILLADLLEEACLTLDQFAAVCAIEREWIVERVGEGLLPLALDRPEWRFSARELRRARDLLLLERHFDASPELAAFVADLLEEVRRLRSR from the coding sequence ATGCGACAAGAAGACATCCTGCTGGCCGACCTCCTGGAGGAAGCCTGTCTCACGCTGGATCAGTTCGCGGCGGTCTGCGCCATCGAACGCGAGTGGATCGTCGAGCGCGTCGGCGAGGGTCTGCTGCCCCTTGCTCTGGACCGCCCGGAGTGGCGCTTCTCGGCGCGGGAACTGCGCCGTGCGCGCGATCTGCTGCTCCTCGAACGCCATTTCGACGCCTCGCCCGAACTCGCGGCGTTCGTGGCGGATCTTCTCGAAGAGGTGAGGAGGCTGCGGTCGCGTTGA
- a CDS encoding DnaJ domain-containing protein, which produces MDFKDYYETLGVARDATADDIKKAFRKLARKYHPDVSKEKNAEARMKEVNEAYTVLSDPEKRAAYDRLGSNYRAGQDFQPPPDWGSGFEFSGRGFDGMGGMGAGDFSDFFSELFARTGAREHRGGRRAAPDRGEDHHASVMLDLEDAYRGGARQISLRVPKLDDRGRMVLETRTLNVQIPKGVKPGQMIRLSGQGNPGFGGGRAGDLYLEVQFRPHPDFRVVERDVHRHLRVAPWEAALGGVVAVGLPDGGSLKVRIPGGAQSGKQLRVRGKGIPGEPPGDLLLELQVVLPSATTPKARELYETMARELAFDPRA; this is translated from the coding sequence GTGGACTTCAAGGACTACTACGAGACGCTGGGCGTGGCCCGCGACGCGACGGCCGACGACATCAAGAAGGCCTTCCGCAAGCTCGCCCGCAAATACCACCCGGACGTCTCGAAGGAAAAGAACGCCGAGGCCCGGATGAAGGAAGTCAACGAGGCCTACACGGTGCTCTCCGATCCCGAGAAGCGGGCGGCCTACGACCGGCTCGGCTCCAACTACCGTGCCGGTCAGGATTTCCAGCCGCCGCCCGACTGGGGCAGCGGGTTCGAGTTCAGCGGGCGGGGTTTCGATGGCATGGGCGGGATGGGTGCCGGCGATTTCAGCGATTTCTTCTCCGAACTTTTCGCCCGCACGGGAGCCCGCGAGCACAGAGGCGGGCGGCGTGCCGCGCCCGACCGAGGGGAAGACCATCACGCCTCAGTGATGCTCGACCTGGAGGATGCCTACCGGGGCGGAGCACGGCAGATCTCGCTGCGCGTGCCCAAGCTGGATGACCGGGGCCGGATGGTGCTGGAGACCCGGACGCTGAACGTGCAGATTCCCAAGGGCGTGAAGCCGGGACAGATGATCCGCCTCTCCGGGCAGGGCAATCCCGGGTTCGGCGGCGGCCGCGCCGGAGATCTCTACCTCGAGGTTCAGTTCCGTCCGCACCCTGATTTCCGGGTGGTGGAACGCGATGTCCACCGGCACCTGCGGGTCGCGCCGTGGGAAGCCGCGCTGGGCGGTGTCGTGGCCGTCGGTCTGCCGGATGGCGGATCGCTGAAGGTGCGCATTCCTGGAGGCGCGCAGAGCGGCAAGCAACTGCGCGTGCGCGGCAAGGGCATTCCCGGCGAGCCACCTGGCGATCTGCTGCTGGAACTGCAGGTGGTGCTGCCTTCGGCCACCACGCCCAAGGCGCGCGAACTGTACGAGACCATGGCCCGCGAGTTGGCCTTCGATCCGCGGGCGTGA
- a CDS encoding Hsp20/alpha crystallin family protein: MYRSLFPRDVFAELDRLQRGLQQAFDDTPSIRGVGRGGYPALNVGGTPQAVEIYAFAPGLDPASVDINLERGVLTVSGTRQESLPASDEKTTLHVGERFSGKFRRVVSLPDDIDPEGVTAAYRDGVLRITARRRESAQPRRIDIQ; encoded by the coding sequence ATGTATCGATCCCTGTTTCCCCGCGATGTCTTCGCCGAACTGGATCGCCTGCAGCGCGGTCTGCAGCAGGCGTTCGACGACACGCCCAGCATCCGCGGCGTCGGCCGTGGCGGTTATCCCGCGCTCAACGTGGGCGGCACTCCCCAGGCGGTGGAGATCTACGCCTTCGCCCCGGGCCTCGACCCGGCGTCGGTGGACATCAACCTCGAGCGCGGCGTGCTCACTGTCTCAGGCACACGGCAGGAATCGCTCCCCGCGTCCGACGAGAAGACAACGCTGCACGTGGGCGAGCGCTTCTCAGGCAAGTTCCGCCGCGTGGTGAGCCTGCCTGACGACATCGATCCCGAAGGCGTCACGGCCGCCTACCGCGATGGCGTGTTGCGCATCACCGCGCGCCGCCGTGAATCGGCGCAGCCGCGCCGCATCGACATCCAGTGA
- a CDS encoding Hsp20/alpha crystallin family protein, which translates to MTQTPTQQRNARDDVALLPPVDVIEDAAGITLFADLPGVPRDKLNLNVEADTLTIEGEIAVELPQAMSASHVEVGYPRYRRAFTLSRELDPSGISAELKDGVLKLRIPKAPHAQPRRIEVTAA; encoded by the coding sequence ATGACACAGACCCCGACTCAACAACGCAATGCGCGCGACGACGTCGCCCTGCTCCCGCCGGTCGACGTGATCGAGGACGCAGCCGGCATCACCCTCTTTGCCGATCTTCCCGGCGTCCCGCGCGACAAGCTCAATCTCAACGTGGAAGCGGATACGCTCACCATCGAAGGCGAGATCGCGGTGGAACTGCCTCAGGCCATGTCGGCCAGCCATGTCGAAGTCGGCTATCCGCGCTATCGACGCGCGTTCACGCTGAGCCGCGAACTGGACCCCTCCGGCATTTCCGCGGAACTGAAGGATGGCGTGCTCAAGCTGCGGATTCCCAAGGCCCCGCACGCGCAACCGCGACGCATCGAAGTCACGGCAGCGTAA
- a CDS encoding tripartite tricarboxylate transporter substrate binding protein yields MIVPQAAGGANDTIGRIVAQKLAAVLGKSVVVENRPGAGGNIGTAHVAHARPDGHTLLLTANSMLVINPALYRSTGFDPVKDFEPVGTVATAGYLLVANRSFGPSSINELITAARAAPGTLNYASVGHGTLNHLIGEMLQKAAGIDLVHVPYKGAAAAVTDVVAGQIPLAVVSVPASLSFIQTGKLKVLGVVNVSRLAALPDVPTIGETLKGFGSTPWYGVLAPAGTPKGIVTRLGAALQQVLDAQDVKEKLAAQGCEARFGTAAQLAASIRDELPRWARIVKESGASLD; encoded by the coding sequence ATGATCGTGCCCCAGGCTGCCGGCGGAGCGAACGACACCATCGGCCGCATCGTCGCGCAGAAGCTCGCCGCAGTTCTCGGCAAGTCCGTCGTCGTGGAAAACCGGCCCGGAGCCGGCGGGAACATCGGCACGGCGCACGTGGCGCATGCCCGGCCCGACGGGCACACACTGCTGCTCACCGCGAACAGCATGCTGGTCATCAATCCGGCACTGTATCGGTCCACCGGCTTCGATCCGGTCAAGGACTTCGAGCCGGTGGGGACCGTGGCCACTGCCGGGTACCTGCTGGTCGCGAATCGCTCGTTCGGGCCGTCATCCATCAACGAGCTCATCACAGCGGCTCGCGCGGCCCCCGGCACGCTGAACTACGCGTCTGTCGGACACGGAACGCTCAATCACCTCATCGGAGAAATGCTGCAGAAGGCCGCGGGCATCGATCTCGTCCACGTGCCGTACAAGGGGGCCGCCGCAGCGGTGACGGACGTCGTCGCAGGTCAGATCCCGCTCGCGGTCGTCAGCGTCCCGGCATCGCTGAGTTTCATCCAGACGGGAAAGCTGAAAGTGCTGGGGGTCGTCAACGTTTCGCGTCTAGCGGCGCTGCCGGATGTGCCGACCATCGGCGAGACGCTCAAGGGATTCGGTTCGACGCCGTGGTATGGCGTCCTGGCGCCTGCCGGAACGCCCAAGGGCATCGTGACGCGTCTGGGCGCAGCGCTTCAACAGGTGTTGGACGCTCAGGATGTAAAGGAGAAGCTCGCCGCGCAAGGTTGCGAGGCACGCTTCGGAACCGCAGCGCAGCTGGCGGCATCGATCCGGGACGAACTGCCCCGCTGGGCCAGGATCGTCAAGGAATCCGGCGCGTCACTCGACTGA
- a CDS encoding NAD(P)-dependent alcohol dehydrogenase translates to MAALEARDFSIASLALGRRPIPEARRGEILIHLKAASLNYRDLAILVQKYLPNLPLPYVPASDACGEVVAVGPEVTRFKVGDRVMPIYTQTWYDGYPTPEMRTQRTLGGPLSGVLQEYIAVPAEDAVSVPAHLTDAEAATLPIAALTAWSTLQEGGVKPGASVLVQGTGGVAIFALQFARLAGARVIALSSSDEKLARVRDLGAETGINYRTNPDWHLAVKEATGGRGVDIVVETAGGTLEKSLASLAFGGFVGVVGFVAGYRADIPLRAVLGPMIRIQGIAVGSRARFEAMNRAIAAHGLRPVVDSRFPLARGAEAFQHLQDGKHFGKVVIDL, encoded by the coding sequence ATGGCCGCGCTGGAGGCGCGCGATTTCTCGATCGCTTCGCTGGCGCTCGGCCGCCGCCCGATTCCGGAAGCCCGGCGCGGCGAGATCCTGATCCACCTGAAGGCCGCCAGCCTCAATTACCGCGACCTTGCCATCCTGGTCCAGAAGTACCTGCCGAACCTCCCGCTGCCCTACGTGCCCGCGTCCGACGCCTGCGGAGAAGTCGTGGCGGTCGGCCCGGAAGTCACCCGCTTCAAGGTGGGCGACCGCGTGATGCCCATCTATACGCAGACCTGGTACGACGGTTACCCGACGCCCGAGATGCGCACCCAGCGTACGCTCGGCGGTCCGCTGTCCGGCGTGCTGCAGGAGTACATCGCCGTGCCAGCCGAGGATGCCGTGAGCGTTCCCGCCCACCTGACGGATGCGGAAGCCGCCACGCTGCCCATCGCCGCGCTCACGGCGTGGTCGACGTTGCAGGAAGGAGGCGTCAAGCCGGGCGCCTCGGTGCTGGTCCAGGGCACGGGCGGTGTCGCGATCTTCGCGCTGCAGTTCGCCAGGCTGGCCGGCGCCCGGGTCATCGCGCTCTCGTCGAGCGACGAGAAGCTGGCACGCGTGCGCGACCTGGGCGCGGAAACCGGCATCAACTACCGCACGAACCCCGACTGGCATCTGGCCGTCAAGGAAGCCACGGGCGGGCGCGGAGTCGACATCGTCGTGGAAACGGCGGGCGGCACCCTGGAGAAATCGCTGGCCTCGCTCGCGTTCGGGGGCTTCGTGGGAGTCGTGGGTTTCGTGGCCGGATACCGGGCCGACATCCCGCTGCGCGCCGTCCTGGGGCCGATGATCCGCATCCAGGGGATCGCGGTGGGATCGCGTGCCCGCTTCGAAGCGATGAACCGCGCCATCGCCGCGCACGGTCTGCGGCCGGTGGTGGATTCCCGCTTTCCGCTGGCGCGCGGCGCGGAGGCCTTCCAGCACCTTCAGGACGGCAAGCACTTCGGCAAGGTGGTGATCGACCTCTGA